In Limibacter armeniacum, a single window of DNA contains:
- a CDS encoding IS630 family transposase, translated as MSRVQTYIKEHCQKWVKVSTLRRWMKKWGYRWKRSRKSLLHKRNQEDFEKAHQWLNTLKKKEEQGRIDLYFFDEMGVNLIPSVPYAWQLKGKRILLPSVPSANLTVLGFMSRTQSFKSFLFQGAANSEIVIECFDRFASDIIRPTIVVLDNAPTHRSHRFKEQIEKWRDKGLILFFIPPYSPELNLIERLWKEIKYTWLPKYAYTSKQDLEKQIIYILENIGEKFSISFQ; from the coding sequence TTGTCAAGAGTTCAAACCTACATCAAGGAGCATTGTCAAAAGTGGGTGAAAGTCTCAACGCTACGACGTTGGATGAAGAAATGGGGTTACCGATGGAAAAGAAGCCGCAAAAGCTTGCTGCATAAACGGAATCAGGAAGACTTTGAAAAAGCCCACCAATGGCTGAATACACTTAAGAAAAAGGAGGAGCAGGGAAGAATCGATCTTTATTTCTTTGATGAAATGGGCGTCAACCTTATCCCAAGTGTGCCTTATGCATGGCAACTAAAAGGTAAAAGGATATTGCTTCCTTCCGTGCCAAGTGCAAATCTGACCGTACTCGGGTTTATGAGTAGAACACAATCATTCAAGTCTTTTCTCTTTCAAGGGGCTGCCAACTCTGAAATAGTTATTGAGTGCTTTGATCGCTTTGCCAGTGACATAATTCGTCCAACCATTGTCGTGTTAGACAATGCACCTACACATCGAAGTCATAGATTCAAGGAACAAATCGAAAAATGGAGGGATAAAGGACTTATACTCTTCTTTATCCCTCCTTATTCTCCTGAGCTTAATTTGATTGAAAGACTCTGGAAAGAAATAAAATATACATGGTTGCCTAAGTATGCTTATACCTCTAAACAAGACCTAGAAAAACAGATAATCTATATCCTTGAAAACATAGGAGAGAAATTCTCCATTTCATTTCAATAG
- a CDS encoding carboxypeptidase-like regulatory domain-containing protein yields the protein MIKATTKLLFFLALSLSYSKAIGQNIFSGLVLDAKSHAPIPFAEIGVLGSTNGTTSNPKGWFSLKMNPTDTVIISHIGYKEYILPNPITEKSNEIEIHLQEITLNLNEVTVNSKQSMYSDKIENNEKKSILTGGSNQYAMYLPNKRKASGFIEVVYFDVNPEPKKYGRWESLVRIRVYYNQNDKSGEDLLVHPINIRLSRGTIENGSFVVIS from the coding sequence ATGATAAAGGCTACTACCAAACTCCTATTTTTTCTTGCTCTCTCATTGTCATACAGCAAGGCAATTGGTCAGAATATTTTTTCAGGTCTAGTTTTAGATGCGAAAAGTCACGCACCTATCCCATTTGCTGAAATAGGTGTTCTTGGCTCAACAAATGGCACTACCAGTAATCCAAAGGGCTGGTTTTCTTTAAAAATGAATCCTACTGATACTGTTATCATATCACATATTGGATACAAAGAATATATCTTGCCAAATCCAATAACAGAAAAGTCAAATGAAATCGAAATACACTTACAGGAAATCACATTGAACCTCAATGAAGTCACCGTAAATAGCAAACAATCAATGTACAGTGACAAAATTGAGAATAATGAAAAAAAGTCTATACTAACTGGTGGTTCAAATCAGTACGCCATGTACCTTCCAAACAAAAGAAAAGCTTCAGGCTTTATTGAGGTGGTTTACTTTGATGTAAATCCAGAACCCAAAAAGTATGGTAGGTGGGAATCACTGGTTCGAATTAGAGTGTATTACAACCAAAACGACAAATCAGGGGAAGATTTACTTGTTCACCCAATCAATATCAGATTAAGCAGAGGAACAATTGAAAACGGAAGTTTTGTTGTGATATCATGA
- a CDS encoding flotillin-like FloA family protein: MNTVILLIPALFLLMLFLPTIAFMLKARRYGAKFTIYEALLRAFRKINYEKLFKALAVVQNEGLDIKLTELETHLYAGGNPEMVVIAFLKYRNHPVVNFTILTVFDLMGKNVLEIAENGIPEYELKIIGHKVGRVQVNYSVKFMAKLYDLEYKVQLDVIENEIIQKLEQSSWQWDFQDKQRTKEFILSNVLTKSYWDDILCLNLIEQRVFVY, encoded by the coding sequence ATGAATACAGTTATATTATTAATTCCAGCATTATTTTTATTAATGCTCTTTCTTCCTACAATTGCTTTTATGTTGAAAGCTAGAAGGTATGGTGCAAAATTTACAATTTATGAAGCATTACTAAGAGCTTTTAGGAAGATAAATTATGAAAAACTTTTTAAGGCATTAGCAGTGGTTCAAAATGAGGGGCTGGATATCAAGTTGACTGAGCTTGAAACACATTTATATGCTGGGGGAAATCCTGAAATGGTAGTAATTGCTTTTTTGAAGTATCGAAACCACCCAGTAGTCAATTTTACAATACTCACGGTATTTGACCTAATGGGAAAGAACGTGTTGGAAATAGCAGAAAACGGAATTCCTGAATATGAATTAAAAATTATAGGGCACAAAGTTGGGAGGGTACAGGTTAACTATTCAGTGAAATTTATGGCTAAACTTTATGATTTGGAATATAAGGTTCAACTTGATGTGATTGAAAATGAAATAATACAAAAATTAGAGCAGTCTTCTTGGCAATGGGATTTTCAAGATAAGCAACGGACTAAAGAATTTATTCTATCCAATGTCTTAACCAAATCATATTGGGATGATATACTTTGTTTAAACCTGATAGAGCAACGGGTGTTTGTTTATTAG
- a CDS encoding helix-turn-helix domain-containing protein, with protein sequence MKPQLTLTPEDRSKLEKLYKYDTSSRVRLRSHAVLLYAQGFNFTQLTEILQVNKIETVSRWIQHWQQHGFSGLYDSKPQQHPRKSFKASEEKKSLIS encoded by the coding sequence ATGAAACCACAACTGACTCTGACACCAGAAGATCGCAGCAAGCTCGAAAAGCTGTATAAGTACGATACCTCCTCACGGGTACGCCTCCGTTCTCATGCAGTCCTGCTTTACGCCCAAGGCTTTAACTTTACACAGTTAACTGAGATCTTGCAAGTGAATAAAATCGAAACGGTTAGCCGTTGGATTCAGCATTGGCAACAGCACGGCTTTTCAGGTCTGTATGATAGCAAGCCACAGCAGCATCCCCGCAAAAGTTTCAAGGCGTCAGAGGAAAAAAAATCATTGATTTCCTAA
- a CDS encoding DinB family protein, whose protein sequence is MKFFSMIACLFFITMINVQAQEASAFHQSFAEKWERSKAYTLAVAEAMPESDYDFRAAEGIMTFREELQHMAMNFVFLQAYVTGEKECAISHVSEGFDHMSKAEVIEALNTSFDFVTTVWENTPESAMSDKVDFFAEGVNMNKEGIFHLMRNHVTHHRGRLTLMLRLKGIKPPRYVGW, encoded by the coding sequence ATGAAATTTTTTTCAATGATTGCGTGTCTGTTTTTTATCACTATGATTAATGTACAAGCGCAGGAAGCTTCAGCTTTTCACCAGTCTTTTGCAGAAAAGTGGGAAAGGTCAAAGGCTTATACCTTGGCGGTAGCAGAAGCAATGCCGGAGTCTGATTATGATTTCAGAGCGGCTGAAGGGATTATGACCTTCAGAGAAGAGCTACAGCATATGGCAATGAACTTTGTCTTTTTGCAAGCATATGTAACTGGAGAGAAGGAGTGTGCTATCAGTCATGTCTCAGAAGGGTTTGACCATATGTCAAAAGCGGAGGTGATCGAGGCTTTGAACACAAGCTTTGATTTCGTGACTACAGTTTGGGAAAATACCCCTGAAAGTGCAATGAGCGATAAAGTGGATTTCTTTGCTGAAGGCGTGAACATGAATAAGGAAGGGATTTTCCACCTGATGCGAAATCATGTGACACACCACCGTGGGAGATTGACGTTGATGTTGAGATTGAAAGGGATTAAGCCTCCTCGTTATGTGGGGTGGTAA